The following coding sequences are from one Halictus rubicundus isolate RS-2024b chromosome 11, iyHalRubi1_principal, whole genome shotgun sequence window:
- the Syt4 gene encoding synaptotagmin 4, with product MVGGVTEDGPLIQPVDSVSTTTVVALCIGAAFLLCAVAMTWWLCRRRREHTKLNSDKSLAFRPPHRKPRAVKSPGSTSHYLKKSPSPTEPTKSPPGSGGQTPSPTGSQASNPYSQPRTPQGTPPQTPSGEVTLSIENERDKAEIENNEKTDRDKNHTTKNNKDNLGQLMFKLRYISEQNALRVTVVNCKGLPAREQNATTSDPYVKLKLLPDKQHQVKTRVLRNTRDPVYDEDFTFFGISKDQLQKISLHFIVLSFDRYSRDDIIGELTCALSSVSGLENADNQEISLCRKICPRSLKIQSQGRGELLVSLCWQPITSRLTVVVLKAQNLPKMDVTGLADPYVKIYLLYNNQRIAKKKTSVKRRTLSPVFNESFVFDIPNGADGLKNVSLEFMLLDWDRVTKNEVIGRLEFGGQDCQDSALNHWREVCSSPQRQIADWHKLRE from the exons ATGGTCGGAGGTGTGACAGAGGATGGACCTCTTATTCAACCTGTCGATTCCG TGTCGACGACGACGGTGGTCGCGCTATGCATCGGCGCCGCTTTTCTACTTTGCGCCGTCGCGATGACCTGGTGGCTTTGTCGGCGGCGTCGCGAGCACACCAAGCTCAACTCCGACAAGTCCCTGGCGTTCAGACCACCACATAGAAAGCCGAGGGCGGTCAAGAGTCCTGGCAGCACCAGCCACTACTTGAAGAAGAGCCCGAGCCCCACGGAGCCGACCAAGAGTCCTCCGGGCTCCGGAGGGCAGACGCCGAGCCCCACTGGCTCCCAAGCTTCGAACCCCTACTCGCAGCCCAGAACGCCCCAAG GTACGCCACCTCAAACACCTTCGGGTGAGGTAACCCTAAGCATCGAGAATGAGCGCGATAAGGCGGAGATCGAGAACAATGAGAAGACGGACCGCGACAAGAACCACACGACGAAGAATAATAAGGACAATCTGGGACAGCTGATGTTCAAGCTGCGGTACATCAGCGAGCAGAACGCGCTCCGTGTAACCGTCGTCAATTGCAAAGGGTTGCCCGCGAGGGAGCAGAACGCAACCACCAGCGACCCTTATGTCAAATTGAAGCTGTTGCCTGATAAGCAGCACCAGGTGAAGACGAGGGTCCTCAGAAACACCAGAGACCCGGTTTACGACGAAGACTTCACCTTCTTCGGAATATCGAAGGATCAGCTGCAG AAAATCAGCCTGCACTTTATAGTGCTCAGCTTCGATAGATACTCCCGAGACGATATTATCGGTGAATTGACGTGTGCACTCTCATCGGTGTCCGGTTTGGAGAACGCTGATAACCAGGAGATATCattgtgtcgaaaaatttgCCCCAGAAGCCTGAAG ATTCAATCGCAAGGCAGAGGAGAGCTGCTAGTGTCTCTTTGCTGGCAACCGATCACCAGCCGACTAACGGTTGTCGTGCTgaaggcgcagaatctaccaaaGATGGACGTGACCGGCTTGGCGGACCCGTACGTGAAAATTTACCTGCTGTACAACAATCAACGCATCGCCAAGAAAAAGACAAGCGTGAAGAGACGCACCCTTAGCCCGGTATTCAACGAGTCCTTCGTTTTTGACATTCCAAACGGCGCGGACGGGCTCAAAAATGTCAGCCTTGAATTCATGCTGCTCGACTGGGATCGTGTTACAAAGAACGAG GTGATCGGACGACTCGAATTCGGCGGGCAGGACTGTCAAGATTCAGCTCTGAACCATTGGAGGGAAGTTTGCAGCTCGCCGCAAAGACAGATTGCTGATTGGCACAAATTAAGGGAGTAG